gtctgtgacctacaccgcagcttaggacaacaccggatccttaacccactgagcgaagccagggatcaaacccacatcctcatggatcctagtcggattcgttattgctgagctacaacgggaactcctggtacaaACTCTTATATAATATTTGGCATAACATGTTTAATCTAAGCTCCATTCTCAGGACATTATAGTCGTGCTAGCAATGGTGTGCTGGAAAGAGTCATCCATGGAATTCTCTAAGAGTGAAATTCTGGGTTCCCATCCAGTTTTTCTAGATTCTACCTATCAGATCCATAGCATCCAAGGAGAAATGGTGATTAATTCACAGCACGTACACAGAATAAGAAGTTAGCCAGTTGCTagattcatcttttctcttctaGTTGTGTTTCTTTCTCTAGCTCATGTCTCTTCATTAATCTCCTTGGTGATGATCTCATTTCTACCTTCCTATTAGTCTAAACCAGGTTTCCCGAGCTCGGGAGCTCGGCAGTCAGGGCTTGATAGTCGTTGAGGGTGTGTGACCTTTGCGTTGCAGAatgtttagcaacatccctgGCCTCCGCCCATTAGATGCCTGTAACACCCCCCAGTGTGACaacccaaaatgtctccagacattgccaaatatttCCTGGGTACAAAATTGCCTCAGATGCGTCACTGTTAGCTAGACAAAGACCTTGGGACAACTTAGCATTTCTGTACAAAACCTATTTGAGGAATATTCTCATCTGTTTTCAGGATACAAGATACAACATTCCTTTTGCTGCTTCTGTTAGGTAAATGTCTAAGACTAGATGTTCAGAGAAGATGATTCCAGGTAACCATCTGGCCACATCTACTTGTGAAACGAAGGCTGGGGCCCATGTTCTGGACTAattcagaaataaagcaaaacacaaaagctGAATCTCCACATTGAGTTAATAGAGTAATCAGGGCAAATATAGTTTTTCTGTGCCTCTATTTTTCCAGGGTAATTGcttcagttttccttttcccACAGCCAGGGTTTTCTATGATTTGCAAGAAGAGAACAATGCTGGGAGTTTTGAGTTGGTTCTTTTGACTCAATAGCCATCACTGTCCCACTGTCCTAGGAAAAGACTGTCCTAAAAATTGGGTTTCACAGAACCAATGGAAAcagaaagcatatgaaaagattgAGGATCTACCGGGAGATTGTTCGATAAGACATAACGAGGAAAATGCTTGGCTATTCCAGTTGATACCGCAGCACTTCAGAAAATGAGTGTTGCTGATCATGTAGAGGATGATTGTGAAGAGGAAGGGAATTCAAGTCCGATCTGGCTCTTGCGTAGGAATTTTTTACAGCTGTAGTTATTATTGCTCTTTAACTGATGCGGGACCTGATTTAGGGAGATGAGATGTCCTGAGGGGGTCCTCTAACTACCAACTAGGGGTGCTAAATCCTCTAGAATTATGGTGGAAAGGAAAAGGTAATTGATGTGTCTCTACTTCCAAATTATGATTGAGGGGATTGATCGAAGGGTTAGGGGCAGACTTTATCACCATGGTGATGAACCTGGGCtattgtggggagggaaggaatgagaAAAACACTGGAGAGAAGGAAGATATGGGAGACACTGGGAAGcatatgaaagggaaaaaagaataagaagccCAAAGAGAAATGACAAGCTTTCTGAAGGAGGGAGATTAGAATCCTGGAGAATAAGCAAATGACTGCAGTGGGCAGtagaagaccttttttttttcctctctttttatttttaattttaaatttttttttttctctctctctctctctttttttttttctctttttatttttgttttttttccatcatggttgaGGGAGAAGGGCCTTTCTTCTGCTGTTGGTGGTGAATCCATGGGCATCAGTCCCCACTTGTGACTGTCAGAGCCTGGAGAATAAGCAAATGACTGCAGTGGGCaggagaagacattttttttttcctctctttttatttttaattttttaatttttttttctctctctctctctctttttttttctctttttatttttgttttttttccatcatggttgaGGGTTCTGCTGTTGGTGGTGAATCCATGGGCATCAGTCCCCACTTGTGACTGTGCTGCCTGGGGCTCCCGCCTTCTCACATAAACTCCCGTGACTCCTGATGACTGCCAGCGAGACATAGCAGATGAgcccatctcacagatgagaaTGTGAGAGATAGAAGCAGGAGGCCCCGTCACACACTCAGTGGGCAGGGaacagggatgggggtgggtgtcACACACTGAGTTTCTTTCTTGTCTTCCTCCCATCACACCACACGGTTGCCTGGGCTCTGCAGATCCTCAGAGAGCAGACTTTGTGATAAGAAGTTCTCAGAGGAGTTTCCGTcaggctcagcagttagtgaacccaactagtatccatgacgactcACTcgggttggatgcctggcctcactctgcgggttaaggatccagcgttgccatgagctgtagggtaggttgcagatgcggctcggatcccgtgttgctgtggctgttgtgtgggcCGGCAattgcagcttcgattcgacccctaccctgggagccttcatatgccacaggtgaggccctaaaaagaccaaagccaaaaaaaaatagaaggtcTCTTAAGGAAGACTGAAGATTAGCTTAATTTCTCTGCAGAAGGAGTAAGCTAGAACCGGAGAACACTAAAAAAGAGGGGTGTATATTTAAGTAAGCTTTTCTTTAAACTAATGGTAGATTATATATTTCTCCATTctgtttaaaatatgttttcccatAACTTTGCCAAACTGGATTGAAATGGATGCCTGGCGTTCTGGAGGCAATGTCTTAAGAGGTTGACAGGACAATGAATGAGGGGAGAGAACAGCcttctttgttttggggggtggCAGTCATCCCTAAATTCTTGCGTGACAAAGAAAAAGCCCATGGGCCTTTATCTCTACTGACCTGTGGACCCCAGCATCAGGGCAGAGTTATCTCTctggagaacagagagaaaatgcAGTTAAGTAGGGCTTGACTTCCCCGTGCCCAGAGGGAATTCCCTGCTTGAGAATTCCATTGAATGCAGAGCAGAGCTGAGCCTGTTCTTGGAATGGATGAGCCCCAATGACTAATCAGCTGGACGCTGTGACCATTTATCCCGTGGTTGTGAATTTCCAGAGCCCAGGAGAAAATGGGCTGGGCAGACAATACAGGCGGGCACAGGAGaagaaatcattttgtttttgcagCTTTGGTCTGTGTCGGGTAAAAACTCATTTTCTAGTGAAGACAGAATTTCTTCATCCCATCTGGGCAGTTGCTGACTTGAGTTTACAGCTGAACTCAACCCCATGGGCTCCTCAAAAGgagttgtttttcagttttcagtgtGAGGAGGAAATAGAGGCCACCTCAAATTTTGATGAAATGTTGAGGAAATCAAATAATCCCTTGGGCCAAGGTGCATAAGGGATAGAGGGAAGCAGAGATAAATGCTCTCTCCTAGTCCTCCACAAAACATATGATTCTATTTGTGTATAATTTATCACCTTGGATTTAGGAACAAAAATTGATTCTATTTCAAAAGCAGCTAAGTAGAAACTTACTTGAATGTGAGCAACAGATTAaagccaaagaaaagagaagatttaAGTTGAAACATCCAAGAAGATAGTCAGGAGGCTGGGAGAAGATTAGGGCTCCTGCATTTGAGCTGTGCTGCTTGGGGACCTGATTGTGTAGTCTGTATATCATGCTTCGGAAATATGGGTGCCTTTCCCAGGTGCTAACACTCTTGACCAACCAAGAGAGCCATTTCTTCCagtattatttccttttagtCTTTTGAGAAAAGTCAGTTCAACTAAATATCACTGGAGTCATGTAGCTAGAGTGGCCCCGTGGGATGCGATGTCTTATAAGAATATGCTAATTATAGCCCTGCATATTGGGAAGcatggaaagaggaagagaaggtgcTGCTGACTTTCTACTGTCAGAACAAAGAGGACCATGGCTAGACTCCAAGGTGGAGCACTGCCCTCCTGTAGGCATGCATACAAGGTCCAAGTACACAAGCAGGGCAGATGCAGACTTGCCTCCAAGGCTGGAGGGATTTCAGCCTGGCTCCCACAGGCATCCTCTGGAACTCTGGGCAAATTgctggcagggagttcccgtcatggctcagtggttaacgaatctgactaggaaccatgaggttgcgggttcgatccctggccttgctccgtgggttaaggatccggtgttgctgtgagctgtggtgtaggttgcagatgcggctcggatcccgcgttgctgtggctgtggcgtgggccggtggccacagctctgattcgacccctagcctgggaacctccatatgccgcaggaatggcccccaaaatggcaaaaagacaaaaaaaaaaaaattgctggcgAATCCCAGGCCCTTCAGACAGCACAGCATGGATGCAGCACACTGGACAAGAATGAGGGCTCTTGAGTCAGGtaaacctggatttgaatccaagtTCTGCCACTTCCCAGTGATGTGACGTTAGTCATATTACTTCTCTAAAGCTCtactttctccatctttaaaCTGGAGATAATAGTGTATCAATTCATAGGACTCCTGTGGGGATTAGTGGGATTACCTGTGAACTTTATAGACTGCTGTGAACACTCAATAAGGGGCAGCAATTAGggttattttgtttcttaagcCATATGGCATCTTCATCCGATGACAGAAACAGTGAGAGCAGTATTCTCAAGACGTGGCCTTCTGGGAAACGTTGGAAGCCCCCAAAAAACAGCCACCCCAAGAACTTGTTGGAGGGAGTTAGTCACCCCGCATCCCCATCGTGCAGTCCTGGACCCCCTTAACCTCCCAGCTGCAACACTCTACTTCATCCCAAACAACCTGGAAGACACAGTAACTGGTCCCATGTGGTGACATGATTGGGATTTGTACTTTAAGAGTCTGAGTGAAATGGCTGCAAGCCTTGATATTTGGTTCCGTAGCATTTGGTTAGGTAGGTGTCATGTTCTGGAGACTTCTCTAGTGTTCAAGACCTAAGAGTAGACACAGAAGGAGATGGCCAGGGAGCCCAGGGTGCGGACAGACACTGAGGAGCTAGAAGGTGTCAGCCTGGATTTGTCAGGCTGGATGCTTTGATTGCTTTCAAGGAGGCTTTGCAAATGCCTTGTACTCCGAACACTGTGGCAGGAAGTAAGCAAGAGAGTCACTAGGAAAAAATACTACAGCGTGAAAAGTAGGTCTCATTTATAGCAGTACAACAATCAACCGTAAATGTTATATCTATAAatgtatagttgtacaactgtaaatgtaataaaattcattgagtaattaaaaaaaaaaaaaggtgggtcCCTGGAGAAGGAGAAAGACTAGGGAGACGAAAAGGACAAAAGGATGAGAGAATAAAGgtgcaagagagaaaaatgaagtctCCAAGATCGCAAAAGAAACTAAAGGGAGATGGAGCTTTCTGATGCTGATGAAGCTTAAGAAGTAGGAAATGATAATAGTTATAGAAAGAGGGGTGAGGTGGTTTGAAAACCTCGAATGAGAAATCGGAATTAGGAAGGGGCTTTTGAGGCATTATATGATCCATCTCCCTGTCTTTATAAccgaaggaaagaagaaaggggaggcgttccgctgtggtgcagcagcttaaggatctggtgttgtctctgtgatgcCAAaggtttgaccccagcccagctttgctgcagctgtggcctaggtcataGATcccagctatggctcagattcagtccctggtctgggaccttccatatgctgagggtgtggccaaaaaaaaaaaaaaaaagaagaaaaggaggaagaggaagaaaggaaggaggaggaggaggaggagaaggaggtggaagagggggagggagaggaagagaaagggggggaaggaaagagagactcCTTTGTCTCCCTCTTGGCAGAACTATGATCTATAAGGCCCTTTGCAATGCTCCCAGTCTGTGCTTTGTAAGTCATGTGCATGTTTTTAAGAGTCCTGATTTGGTTAAGATCTGTCCCTGTGGTCTGCATAACTTCTATGAAAGTCACTTTGTCATGGATGGCATGCATGTGTTTCATTTCCTCGGTTCCCAGAAGGTCAGGATCATAATAATGCCCTTCAAAGTTTTCAGTAGCTTATACagtatgatcatttttaaaagacacctGACCAGGCCCCAGGTATGTTCTGGAACTCATGCTTGAACTTTGGGGAAAGTAAGAATCTAGGTTAGAACCAGGTCCGAGAGCTTTCTGGCCTTCCTTTGGGGGACTCCTCGGTTTGCTCGTCGTTAAACTCAATGATATCCGTTTCCTTGGTGTCCAGGTTTTCCATTAAATACAGCACATCGGGGGACACTCGAGAACCAGCCACAAAGTTGATTCCACTGGTCTCTGAGGATGCTTCTGTGTCAAGTAAAGAAACTGGCTCAGGGCTCGTGGGAGCCAGACTTGGGGCTGCCAGGGAGATGTGGCTGGACCCTAGCAACCCCGGGAGGCTCCACCTCTGTGGGGACTTGTCATTCTCCCGAAGGTCCTCCCCGGAAGCGAACTTGAGGATGTTTCCCTCAGCTTTGGCTGGAACAGTCTGGAAGCTGGGGTCCTGAGGAGGTGTCCCTTTCTCTGAGGGGAACGGGATGGATCCCGCAGGGTCCTCCTGCTGCCCAGTCCCGCTCGGCTGAACCCCAGTAAAGTCAGAGCTCTGGATGGAGGCTGTGGAGTCGTAGTGGTCCTCCTCCACCGGGGGCACTGGTGCTGTGACCCGCACCTCGGGGACCTGCGGCGTTTTGGTGGGGGAGCCCCTCACACTGGACTGGGGCGTCAGGCTGGTCTCTCTGATGGTGGACAGCTCTCCCAGGCTGGAGTGCACGTTGGGGCTCCCCTCTGCGGGCCACGGCTCCTTCCAGGGGGCCGAGGCACGGTGAGGGCTCCTCGGGGGCACGTCTAGCAGATCCCTGGCAGGGCTGAGGTCCCTTGGGGTGAGGAACATGGAGCTGTCACTGGCCTGCCTCCCGTAACTTCTCCTCCTGGGGCTGGCAGCGTGTTCGTGGGCGCTCAGGAACCGCTTGACCCTTCTAATCACGGAACGGCGATGGCCGTGCTTCTCATAATCCCACAGCCACTCCTCACTCGGCAGGTCAGACCCGGACAGCCTGAAACACACAAGAACAAGATGCAGGCAGAGCAGCTTCAGAGGCCCAACATTGGGGCCAGGGTCTCAAAGTTAAGGACCAAGTTCAGGATTTTCACATTACAGATTTTGAAATGGAGGAGGCAGGGGGACTTCACCTTGAGATAACCTAGCAGAGGTTCTCTAACCTTTTGGTCCTCGGGAccctttaatactttaaaaaattactgagggagttcccgtcgtggcgcagcagaaatgaatccaactaggaaccatgaggttgtgggttcgatccctggccttgctcagtgggttgaggatctggtgttgctgtggccgtggtgtaggccagcagctgtagctccgattcaacccctagcctaggaacctccatatgccaaggatgcggccctagcaggacaaaagacaaataagtaagtaagtaaataaataaataattactgagtACCCTGAAGAGATTGGTTTATGTGGTTATAGTGACTGCCATTTACTGTGTGAGAAATGATGACTGAGGAATATAAAAAGCACAAGAACGAACAAGCACGCATTCCATTCACTAAGTAATGACATCATCACATAGCACATAGCCTCTGGAGAATTCCACCGGACACTCACAAAGGGATAAGAGTGAAAAAGGCAGATAACAGCTTAATGTTtaccatgaaaataattttgacattAAGGACTTGGATTCTGGGGTCTCAGTTCGTGGGGATTTCCAGAGGTCCCCAGACCatactttgagaatcactgatgggacattaaaaaaaaaagggagttcccgtcatggtgcagtggaaacaaatctgactaggaaccatgaggttgtgggtttgatccctggcctcactcagtgggtcaaggatccagcattgctgtgagctgtggtgtaggtcacagatgtggctcggatccagctttgctgtggctctggtgtaggctggcagctgtagctctgattagacccctagactgggaacctccatatgttgtgggtgcggccctaaaagggcaaaaaaaaaaaaaaaagatatagtatgtgttctttctccattgtTACAGGTGAACTAAAGTCATTTTTTCCCGGGACCCATATAACCCCCTAAAACAATGGATCATAGCTAAATTCAAGACAATCCAAACAACAGCTAACATTTCCTGCACCTCTCATGTATCAGTTCAATCATCACAGTAGTCGTGTATGTTGGTATCATTATTATTCACACTATGCAGGTAAGGGTACTGAGGCCTTGAGAGATTCATTAAGGGTACTGAGGCCTTGAGAGATTCACTATGTAGCTAGTGAGGGCCAAATGCAGAAGCCAGATTCCAAGGTCTTTGCTCCTAATCCCTTCCATATAATGTCTGCTACATAGATGTTAAGTGAGAAGATAGAACCCAGGAGCAAAATAATGTGTATAATACAGTGCTTGCCCAGAGGTCATTTGCCAGCATTCCTGGTCCATACTTTGCATTTCTGTACTTGGGGAACGAATACAATCGTCAGGATGGTGTGGACTTGCAAGGCAGCTTGACTCTGCTGGTGATTAAGTCTTATGGATTTGGTATTGCTAAGAAAAATACCCTGTTGAATTTTCAACATttaagatataaaacaaaaaatcctttttttttttttgtctttttagggctgaacccacagcacatggaagttctcaggctaggggtcgaattggagctgcaactgccagcctatgccacaggcacggcaatgcaggatccaagccacatctgcaacttataccacagcttgaggcaatgccagatccttcaacccactgagcgaggccaggcatcgaacccaaatcctcatggatactagtcagattcttaacctgctgagccacaatgggaactccaaccctaacttttttttgtttttgtctttttgccttttctagggctgctcccgtggcatatggagattcccaggcaaggggtctaatcagagctgtagccacctgcctatgccagagccacagcaacgtgggatctgagccgcatttgtgacctacaccacagttcacggcaatgctggatccttaacccactgagcgaggctagggatcaaacccaaaacctcatgattcctagttggatttgctaaccactgtgccacgacgggaactccaatcctaacATTTTTAATCTTCTCCAAGGCTGAAATAAATGGATAATGGAATGACAGTAGGGCTATTGGTAAAGGCAGGTTCTCACCTCAAATTACTCGGTTATTTGTCTCACATCTTTGTGGATGTACAGTCTTAATGAGTTTCAGAGAACTGTTTCAAGCCCTGCCCTTAAACCTGCTGGCTCTAGGAGCAATAGTGATCAGGCCGTCCCAGTCCAGTGTTTGTGTTGACATCTGTGTTGACGAGATGCTTTAACCAAGTGCATTTTATGGGACATAAAGGAAGAAGTTGGAAGAGCATAATAGGGGAACAGCATAATACTGGTGTAACCTGAAAGTGCAAAGTGAGCGGCCAAAGAAAACGTTGTTCCTCTGTGTTTATGAATAAAAGATGGATGATTGAGATGATTAACTGGCTCAATGTCCTGCATGGCATCCGATTACAACCTTGTGCTGTTATTCTAAAGCCCCGGCAGTGCCCTTGGCTACCAGATAGGCTTCTGGCCCACCCTCCACTGTTCAGGGCTCAGGTTATGTTACACTGACTTGAGAAACGCAGACTCATGCTTCAGCAGCCTTGGTGGCCCTGCTTATTGCATTTCATTAGGTCAGATCTCCAGTCACACTTCAGGAACCCATTTAGTTACGGAGGACAGCAGAGCAGTTTGTCACTAAGACTGGGAATCCAAGGTAGAGCTGGCAATCCCTCCGTAAAGGACAGGCTTCTGTCCTCCATTGGGGATCTTGACTTTTTATTTAGGATTTGTCTTCCCTAACTACTTCTAAACCACATGTCCTTGTAAGAATgacaaaatcctttttttttttttttgtctctttgccttttctggggccgcgcctgcagcatgtggagattcccaggctaggggttgaatcggagctgtagccaccagcctttgccaaagccacagcaacgctggatccttaatcccctgagcaaggccagggatcaaacccacaacctcatggtttctagtcggattcgttaaccaccgcgccacgacgggatctccaagAATGACAGAATCTTTTGGGGAAAGCATTTTTGTATTCTTATTACTTTAAAACTTTGTGAATCCTAAGGAAAAACTTTGTTAACTACAACTGATATAGTGGTATGTACACTCACCTGGGGCAAAAGGATTAAGGGTCAcaaattggagaaaaataaactcgTTGCAAGAGCAAATGGCAAACAGGCCAGGCCTCCTGCAGATATTCTACTGACTCACCCCCTGATATTGGGCAGGACTGCCAGTGAGATCTGTGGCACCTTCCTGCCATTTGAGACTGTGCTGTGGATGCACAGGATTCATCCACGTATCCAACTAAATGCATTGAGCATCTGTCATGAGTAAATTTGTTGCGTTAAGTTCTGTATAACATGATTTAAAAGGTGGGGGGAAGGCCTGTATATAAATAGCTCAATTGGGGGCAAAGTAAATGGTTGAGCTGGTCTTTGACACTGAGTAGGAATCAGATAGGTAGAGAAGGGACAGAATATTCCAGGTGGAAGAAGTGACCTGAGCAAATGAGATAGGGGGGAACTTCAGGAATTTGTGAGGAATGGGAAATACTCGAGTTTGTGTCAAACACACAGAGTAGATGTCAGGTATAAAGCTGGTAGCCTTGGACTTGTGTTATAAAGAGTCTTATAGACCCGGCAGGAGGATTAGGACTTTATCCAAAGGCAGTGGGCAGGTATGGGTTGTCTTTGAGAGGAGAGGGCCTAACTAGAGTTGTGTCATTTGGTAGTTGTGTCCACATAGGAAAGGTTACATGGAGAGCAATGTCGATGAGTATTCTCATGCAGAAATGCTCTGGAAAAGAAACATGACCTTGGAACTTTCTACACCATTCGTCAGAAAGACCTAATAGTGCTCTCTGGAAGAGCACTTGGTGGTCTGTGATTTGGAGAGCCATTCTATGAATCTCATGCTGGAGTGGTAAAGGAAGCCCTCTAGCTTGCCATGCTATCAAACAGCAGTAGTGAACTCTCCCCCCTGCCCCGCTGCATGATTGACCTAATGATCTTTCTTCCAAATGTTTCTGTGATGGAAGTTTTCATTGCCAACACCCAATACCCATCTCCTTTCTCTGAGTCATGGTTCCCCATATGACACCAGTGGTTTGAGAACAAAATGGTTTAAGGCTTAGAACATGCAACATAGAATACATTAGAAGATTCTTTCTTTCCCAGTTGAAAGGAGGTAGCTTTTAGGTCCTTTTAGATTTTCTGCTCCtccttatttgatttttaaagtgtaCCTTTAGCATAGGATTACAATCCTGAAGCCCAAATATAACACCACTTAAAATGCCCCAAAACAATTTAGCAGAAACAATATATGATAGAATGTAAGCCCCCTCAAGATACTGCTATATATCAGAAAAGGTCAGATGAAAAACCTGGGTCTTGTGTTCTGGAGTCCACTTGGACTGAGATAGGTAGGTAATTAGAGACCTGAGGACAGTCATGCAAAATGCCATACAGCCATTAGTGTCCAGGAGATGGAATTTGAGAAGTGCTTCTGTGGTGAGGAAAATGATTTATTTCAGGAGCTTGCAGAGCCAGGATGACTGCTGCTGTCCAGGCTGACActaactagctatgtgacctttggTGAGTCACTTAACCTCCCTGTGACCTAGCATCATGCTTGGTAAATCAATGACAACAAACCCACTCTACCGGCTTTACAAGGGTGTTTGGAAGTTCAAAAGGAATAACAGATGTAGAAAAGCTTTGAAGAGGAGAAGATATAAAAAGGACTCTATCAATGACTGGCAACCCTTCAGAGATGGTTTCCAAACCACCATCGACTGCATATGGT
Above is a genomic segment from Phacochoerus africanus isolate WHEZ1 chromosome 7, ROS_Pafr_v1, whole genome shotgun sequence containing:
- the BEST3 gene encoding bestrophin-3 isoform X3, which translates into the protein MFLISSSVHGSDEHGRLLRRTLMRYVNLTSLLIFRSVSTAVYKRFPTMDHVVEAGFMTADERKLFDHLKSPHLKYWVPFIWFGNLAAKARKEGRIRDSVDLQSLMTEMNRFRSWCSLLFGYDWVGIPLVYTQVVTLAVYTFFFACLIGRQFLDPTKGYAGHDLDLYIPIFTLLQFFFYAGWLKVAEQLINPFGEDDDDFETNWCIDRNLQVSLLAVDEMHMSLPKMKKDIYWDDSAARPPYTLAAADYCIPSFLGSTVQMGLSGSDLPSEEWLWDYEKHGHRRSVIRRVKRFLSAHEHAASPRRRSYGRQASDSSMFLTPRDLSPARDLLDVPPRSPHRASAPWKEPWPAEGSPNVHSSLGELSTIRETSLTPQSSVRGSPTKTPQVPEVRVTAPVPPVEEDHYDSTASIQSSDFTGVQPSGTGQQEDPAGSIPFPSEKGTPPQDPSFQTVPAKAEGNILKFASGEDLRENDKSPQRWSLPGLLGSSHISLAAPSLAPTSPEPVSLLDTEASSETSGINFVAGSRVSPDVLYLMENLDTKETDIIEFNDEQTEESPKGRPESSRTWF